Proteins from one Streptomyces sp. NBC_00289 genomic window:
- a CDS encoding SUKH-3 domain-containing protein, with protein sequence MHTDRTSTTRFPVPVDAALRAAGWQPGRWDIKQAEIWADALREHTSPAGHRHAVFPAAVEAWAEFGGLHVTPTGPGRQVAPAALHLDPLYGLHMARTLGDLGRALDTEICPLGTETETEALLAMDSDGRVYALDHTGDWYIGPDIDQALAGLVAGTEPVRLTAG encoded by the coding sequence ATGCACACCGACCGCACCTCCACCACACGCTTTCCCGTACCCGTCGACGCCGCCCTGCGCGCCGCCGGCTGGCAGCCCGGACGCTGGGACATAAAGCAGGCCGAGATCTGGGCCGACGCCCTGCGCGAGCACACCTCACCCGCCGGACACCGGCACGCCGTCTTCCCCGCGGCCGTCGAGGCCTGGGCCGAGTTCGGCGGCCTCCACGTCACGCCCACCGGCCCCGGCCGCCAGGTCGCCCCCGCGGCCCTCCACCTCGACCCGCTGTACGGCCTGCACATGGCCCGCACCCTCGGCGACCTCGGCCGCGCCCTCGACACCGAGATCTGCCCCCTGGGCACCGAGACCGAGACGGAGGCCCTCCTCGCCATGGACAGCGACGGCCGCGTCTACGCCCTGGACCACACCGGCGACTGGTACATCGGCCCCGACATCGACCAGGCCCTCGCCGGACTCGTCGCAGGCACCGAACCCGTACGGCTCACCGCCGGCTGA